From a region of the Mycobacteroides saopaulense genome:
- a CDS encoding ATP-binding cassette domain-containing protein encodes MMSKATRIHPADGHDLIRVHGARVNNLKNVSVELPKRRLTVCTGISGSGKSSLVFGTIAAESQRLINETYSAFVQGFMPSLARPDVDVLDGLTTAIIVDQERIGSDPRSTVGTATDASAMLRILFSRLGQPYIGSDQAFSFNVASISGAGAVTVQRGSQPTKERREFSIVGGMCARCEGRGAVNDIDLSALYDDSKSLNEGALTIPGYSMDGWYGRIYRGCGFLDPDKPIRKYSKKELHDFLYKEATKLKVDGVNLTYLGLIPQIQKSYLSKDIESMQPHVRAFVDRVATFSTCPDCDGTRLSELARSSKIEGKNIAEVCAMQINDLAQWVGSLKEPSVAPLLEKLVHTLDSFVEIGLGYLSLDRPAGTLSGGEAQRTKMIRHLGSSLTDVTYIFDEPTIGLHSHDIQRMNKLLLQLRDKGNTVLVVEHKPEAIQIADHVVDLGPGAGTEGGNVCFEGTVEELRASDTITGRHLDDRAALKQSLRKSLSCLKIRGTDAHNLQKVDIDIPLGVLVVITGVAGSGKSSLIDGSVSKLTEVVAIDQAPIRGSRRSNPATYTGLLEPIRKAFAKANGVKPALFSANSEGACPNCNGAGVMYTDLGMMAGIASTCDVCEGKRFDAAVLRYQFGGRDISQVLAMPIAEAQMFFGDGDAKVSTAHKILTCLNDVGLGYLSLGQPLTTLSGGERQRLKLATHMGSDGGIYVLDEPTTGLHLADVQQLLNLLDALVDSGKSVIVIEHHQAVMAHADWIIDLGPGAGHDGGRIVFEGTPEDLVAGRSTLTGQHLAEYVGI; translated from the coding sequence ATGATGTCCAAGGCAACCCGCATCCACCCTGCCGATGGTCATGATCTGATCCGGGTACACGGCGCCCGGGTCAACAACCTGAAGAATGTCAGTGTCGAGCTACCCAAACGTCGTCTCACCGTGTGCACCGGCATATCCGGTTCGGGAAAGAGCTCGTTGGTTTTCGGGACCATCGCCGCCGAATCCCAACGCCTGATCAACGAGACCTACAGCGCCTTCGTGCAGGGATTCATGCCGTCGCTGGCCCGACCGGATGTCGACGTGCTTGACGGGTTGACGACGGCGATCATCGTCGATCAAGAACGCATCGGATCCGACCCGCGGTCCACGGTCGGCACCGCCACCGACGCAAGCGCGATGTTGCGCATTCTCTTCAGCAGGCTCGGTCAGCCTTATATTGGTTCAGATCAAGCTTTTTCGTTCAATGTCGCCTCCATCAGCGGCGCCGGCGCGGTCACCGTTCAACGCGGCTCGCAGCCGACAAAGGAACGTCGCGAGTTCAGCATCGTCGGAGGGATGTGTGCACGCTGTGAGGGGCGTGGTGCGGTCAACGACATCGATCTCTCCGCGCTCTACGACGACAGCAAGTCGCTCAACGAGGGTGCGCTGACAATTCCCGGGTACAGCATGGACGGGTGGTACGGGCGCATCTATCGCGGCTGCGGATTCCTGGACCCCGACAAGCCGATTCGCAAGTACTCGAAGAAGGAACTGCATGACTTCCTCTACAAGGAGGCGACCAAGCTCAAGGTCGACGGTGTCAATCTGACGTACCTTGGTCTGATCCCGCAGATACAGAAGTCTTACCTGTCCAAGGACATTGAGTCTATGCAGCCGCATGTCCGCGCCTTTGTGGATCGGGTCGCCACCTTCTCTACCTGCCCGGATTGCGACGGCACACGACTATCGGAGCTGGCGCGCTCGTCGAAGATCGAGGGTAAGAACATCGCCGAGGTATGCGCAATGCAGATCAACGATCTGGCTCAGTGGGTGGGCAGTCTCAAGGAGCCATCGGTCGCCCCGCTGCTGGAGAAACTGGTGCATACGCTCGACTCCTTTGTGGAGATCGGTCTGGGCTATCTTTCCCTGGACCGCCCCGCGGGAACACTCTCTGGTGGAGAGGCGCAGCGCACCAAGATGATTCGCCATCTGGGGTCTTCGCTCACCGATGTCACCTACATCTTCGACGAACCGACGATCGGTTTGCATTCGCACGACATTCAGCGGATGAACAAGCTGCTGCTACAGCTGCGGGACAAGGGCAACACGGTGCTGGTAGTGGAGCACAAACCGGAGGCCATTCAGATAGCCGACCATGTCGTGGATCTGGGGCCCGGAGCGGGCACCGAGGGAGGGAACGTCTGTTTCGAGGGCACCGTGGAGGAGTTGCGCGCCAGCGACACGATCACCGGCAGGCATCTCGACGACCGCGCCGCGCTGAAGCAATCTCTACGTAAGTCATTGTCCTGCTTGAAAATTCGTGGCACTGATGCGCACAATTTGCAGAAGGTCGATATCGATATCCCGCTGGGTGTGTTGGTGGTCATCACCGGGGTGGCGGGGTCGGGGAAGAGCTCTCTGATCGACGGCTCGGTGTCCAAGCTCACCGAGGTGGTCGCCATCGACCAGGCCCCCATCCGCGGATCACGCCGTAGCAACCCGGCGACCTACACCGGCCTTCTGGAACCGATCCGCAAGGCATTCGCGAAGGCGAACGGAGTGAAGCCCGCACTGTTCAGCGCGAATTCGGAGGGGGCGTGCCCCAACTGCAACGGCGCGGGCGTCATGTACACCGATCTGGGCATGATGGCGGGAATCGCCAGCACATGTGATGTGTGCGAAGGCAAGAGATTCGACGCCGCGGTGTTGCGTTACCAATTCGGCGGTCGTGACATCAGTCAGGTGCTGGCCATGCCGATCGCCGAAGCCCAGATGTTCTTCGGTGACGGAGATGCGAAAGTTAGTACTGCACATAAGATTCTGACATGCCTTAACGATGTCGGGCTGGGCTATCTGAGCCTGGGGCAGCCCCTCACCACCCTGTCTGGGGGAGAACGACAGCGTCTGAAGCTTGCCACACATATGGGCTCAGACGGGGGCATCTACGTGCTGGACGAGCCGACAACGGGTTTGCACCTCGCCGATGTCCAGCAGCTGCTCAACCTGCTGGACGCGTTGGTGGATTCGGGGAAGTCGGTGATCGTCATAGAGCACCATCAGGCCGTGATGGCACACGCCGACTGGATCATCGATCTGGGACCGGGCGCCGGGCATGATGGCGGGCGCATTGTCTTCGAGGGCACACCAGAGGATCTCGTCGCCGGGCGATCGACGCTGACGGGTCAGCACCTGGCCGAGTACGTGGGTATCTAG
- a CDS encoding lipase family protein: MARSPMAVLGGTALASVGTAVAGVAGSAAALRSPAVLRRLNSWAARRLTDEQRADRHAAILPTPIPGLDFYSSPGDLTGHVNGEVVRRQYVLPRVPLPGTTIERFMVRSTDTAGNSVPVTATLIEPSRPWRGPGARPVVVRNQPINSLGFKAAPSYRIERGMYIDVPPLAPLLLARNYAVLIPDHEGPRMAYSAGIMAAHAVLDSVRGMQRLRTDLLESPMVMDGYSGGAIATVWAAQEQPTYAPELRFSGAVAGGTPTDYALLYRSMNAALGSGLFAAATIGQAREYPGMMELFGDFAFYMATRIKDLPQPALAAAGVARIDLDVLAAIPAPFDSEIAQDVIAANKPGASAPIMPVLLYHGSRDRFMGDQFIPEEGATELAESWRSQGAMVDYLPVPGEHLIAAGWAMPSVLRWIRSALGD, translated from the coding sequence ATGGCAAGGAGTCCCATGGCGGTACTCGGTGGAACCGCACTGGCTAGTGTGGGGACCGCCGTCGCCGGGGTCGCGGGTTCGGCCGCGGCCCTGCGTAGTCCTGCGGTGCTGCGGCGGCTGAACAGTTGGGCCGCCCGCCGGTTGACCGATGAACAGCGAGCGGACCGGCATGCCGCCATCCTGCCGACTCCGATCCCTGGGCTTGACTTCTACTCGAGCCCGGGTGACCTCACCGGTCATGTCAACGGAGAAGTCGTCCGTCGGCAGTATGTGCTGCCGCGTGTCCCTTTGCCAGGGACCACCATTGAACGATTCATGGTGCGCTCGACCGACACTGCAGGCAACTCTGTTCCCGTGACGGCGACGCTGATCGAGCCGAGTCGTCCGTGGCGAGGCCCGGGCGCACGGCCGGTGGTCGTGCGCAACCAGCCGATCAACTCACTGGGATTCAAGGCGGCGCCTTCCTACCGGATCGAACGAGGCATGTACATCGATGTCCCGCCGCTGGCGCCCTTACTGCTAGCCCGCAACTATGCGGTGCTCATACCCGACCATGAGGGACCGCGGATGGCGTATTCGGCGGGCATCATGGCTGCGCACGCGGTGCTGGACTCGGTGCGCGGAATGCAGCGATTGCGAACGGATCTCCTCGAATCGCCCATGGTGATGGATGGGTACAGCGGTGGAGCCATCGCGACGGTATGGGCCGCGCAGGAGCAGCCGACCTATGCGCCGGAGCTGAGATTCAGTGGTGCCGTCGCCGGTGGAACGCCCACGGATTACGCCCTGCTGTATCGCAGTATGAACGCGGCGTTGGGTTCTGGCCTGTTCGCTGCGGCCACGATCGGCCAGGCACGCGAGTACCCGGGCATGATGGAGCTCTTCGGTGACTTCGCCTTCTACATGGCGACCCGTATCAAGGACCTGCCGCAGCCCGCACTGGCAGCGGCCGGGGTGGCACGCATCGATCTGGACGTGTTGGCCGCGATCCCGGCACCTTTCGATTCTGAGATCGCGCAGGATGTGATCGCCGCGAACAAGCCGGGTGCCTCGGCGCCGATCATGCCGGTGCTCCTGTACCACGGTTCGCGTGATCGTTTCATGGGCGACCAGTTCATTCCGGAGGAGGGCGCCACCGAGCTCGCCGAGAGCTGGCGATCACAGGGCGCGATGGTGGACTACCTGCCGGTGCCCGGCGAACATCTGATTGCGGCCGGCTGGGCCATGCCCAGCGTCCTGCGTTGGATACGAAGCGCACTGGGGGACTAG
- a CDS encoding VOC family protein, with translation MDITINASFLPHTDPEASLAFYRDALGFEVRKDVGYEGMRWITLGPAGRPEMNIVLTPPAADPGVTDEERRTITEMMAKGTYAGIMLATDDLNGLFERVQATGAEVMQEPTDQPWGSRDCAFRDPAGCTVRIQELS, from the coding sequence ATGGACATCACGATCAATGCGAGCTTTCTTCCCCACACCGATCCCGAGGCATCTCTGGCCTTCTATCGTGACGCCCTCGGATTCGAGGTCCGTAAAGACGTCGGATATGAAGGGATGCGGTGGATCACCCTGGGACCTGCCGGACGTCCCGAGATGAACATCGTGCTGACGCCACCCGCCGCAGATCCCGGAGTCACCGATGAGGAGCGTCGGACCATCACCGAGATGATGGCCAAGGGCACCTACGCCGGCATCATGCTGGCCACCGACGATCTGAACGGTCTGTTCGAGCGTGTCCAGGCCACCGGCGCCGAGGTCATGCAGGAACCCACCGATCAGCCCTGGGGATCGCGGGACTGTGCATTCCGGGATCCGGCGGGATGTACCGTCCGCATACAGGAACTGTCCTGA
- a CDS encoding helix-turn-helix transcriptional regulator has translation MTNAGEGQRLRDLARLRRVRDRIDREYAQPLNVEALARDAHMSAGHLSRQFKSAYGESPYSYLMTRRIERAMMLLRRGDMSVTEVCFAVGCSSLGTFSTRFSELVGVPPSVYRERAVEHIVGIPSCVAKQVTRPIRNREATPAGHG, from the coding sequence GTGACCAATGCAGGCGAGGGGCAGCGGCTGCGCGACCTCGCTCGGTTACGCCGGGTGCGCGACCGCATTGACCGCGAGTACGCCCAACCGTTGAACGTCGAAGCGCTGGCTCGCGACGCACACATGTCGGCGGGCCATCTCAGTCGACAGTTCAAGAGCGCCTACGGAGAGTCGCCGTACTCCTATTTGATGACGCGGCGCATAGAGCGCGCCATGATGCTGCTGCGCCGCGGGGACATGAGCGTTACCGAAGTCTGCTTCGCGGTCGGATGCTCATCGCTGGGTACCTTCAGCACCCGTTTTTCCGAGCTGGTCGGTGTTCCGCCGAGCGTCTACCGGGAACGCGCCGTCGAGCACATCGTCGGAATCCCCTCCTGTGTCGCCAAACAAGTCACCAGACCGATCAGGAATCGAGAAGCAACCCCTGCGGGGCACGGCTAG
- a CDS encoding MmpS family transport accessory protein, protein MWIPLVLVVVGVAGGFTVSRLHGVFGNERRPEYASAEREEKRPHDPKYLVYEVFGPPGTVATISYFDADAEPQVIKQAALPWSVEFPITEATAMGNITAQGDADSIGCRILVGDKVKDEKIRYGVSALTFCMLKAA, encoded by the coding sequence GTGTGGATTCCGTTGGTCCTTGTGGTGGTGGGAGTTGCGGGCGGATTTACGGTGTCGCGGCTGCACGGTGTCTTTGGTAACGAACGTCGCCCCGAATACGCCAGCGCTGAACGCGAAGAGAAGCGACCGCATGATCCCAAGTATCTGGTGTACGAAGTGTTCGGACCGCCGGGCACGGTGGCCACTATCAGCTACTTCGACGCAGATGCCGAACCGCAGGTCATCAAGCAGGCCGCACTTCCCTGGTCGGTGGAGTTTCCGATCACCGAGGCGACCGCGATGGGAAACATCACGGCGCAGGGCGACGCCGACAGCATCGGATGCCGCATCTTGGTGGGCGACAAAGTCAAGGACGAGAAAATCCGGTATGGCGTCAGCGCGTTGACCTTCTGCATGCTGAAGGCTGCATGA
- a CDS encoding TetR/AcrR family transcriptional regulator, with the protein MIDDRRLQLADAALSVLAAAGARGLTHRAVDRAAALPEGSTSYYFRTRAALLRACAVRLGERTMTVVNPLAAGADLDDSELAQLAVLAAQTWTANGGVLVLARHELLLESAHHPETRRILDAATEHIRALVEQRVQALGIREATERTADLIACLDGLALAYAVRGVVDEDSQRRSVMRIVAGLLDRRD; encoded by the coding sequence ATGATCGACGACCGGCGACTTCAGTTGGCTGACGCCGCGTTGAGTGTGCTCGCAGCCGCCGGCGCGCGGGGTCTGACTCATCGCGCGGTCGACAGGGCCGCCGCACTGCCGGAGGGTTCCACCTCCTACTACTTTCGGACCCGGGCCGCGCTGTTGCGAGCCTGCGCCGTCCGTCTCGGGGAGCGGACGATGACAGTGGTGAATCCACTGGCTGCCGGCGCGGACCTCGACGACTCCGAATTGGCGCAACTGGCGGTACTGGCCGCGCAGACGTGGACGGCCAACGGCGGCGTGTTGGTCCTCGCGCGCCATGAACTGCTGCTGGAATCCGCGCATCATCCCGAGACGCGGCGCATTCTCGATGCCGCGACCGAACACATCAGAGCGCTCGTGGAGCAACGGGTGCAGGCGCTGGGAATTCGCGAGGCCACCGAGCGCACCGCCGATCTCATCGCGTGTCTTGATGGACTGGCATTGGCCTATGCGGTTCGTGGGGTGGTGGACGAAGATTCGCAGAGGCGAAGCGTGATGCGAATAGTGGCAGGACTTCTGGACCGCCGGGACTAA